One segment of Marvinbryantia formatexigens DSM 14469 DNA contains the following:
- the folE gene encoding GTP cyclohydrolase I FolE, with amino-acid sequence MDQEKIKEGVRLILEGIGEDTGREGLIETPDRIARMYTEIAGGMYEDAGKHLEKRFHVDNNDMVMEKDITFYSMCEHHMLPFWGKAHVAYVPDGCVVGLSKIARTVNVFARRLQLQEQLTAQVADAFMEHLAPQGVMVMVEAEHMCMTMRGVKKPGTKTVTVVTRGVFENNEALQNQFYRMLGR; translated from the coding sequence ATGGACCAGGAAAAAATAAAGGAAGGCGTGAGGCTGATTCTGGAAGGAATCGGCGAGGATACTGGCCGCGAGGGGCTGATTGAGACGCCGGACCGCATTGCGCGCATGTACACGGAGATCGCGGGCGGCATGTACGAGGACGCCGGGAAGCATTTGGAGAAGCGCTTCCATGTAGACAATAATGATATGGTGATGGAAAAAGATATCACATTTTATTCCATGTGCGAGCATCATATGCTGCCGTTCTGGGGTAAGGCGCATGTGGCGTACGTGCCGGACGGCTGCGTGGTGGGATTAAGCAAGATCGCCCGCACGGTCAATGTGTTCGCCCGCAGGCTGCAGCTCCAGGAGCAGCTCACCGCGCAGGTGGCGGACGCCTTCATGGAGCACCTGGCGCCGCAGGGCGTCATGGTCATGGTGGAAGCGGAGCATATGTGCATGACGATGCGCGGCGTGAAAAAGCCGGGCACAAAGACGGTCACGGTGGTCACCCGCGGCGTTTTCGAGAACAATGAAGCGCTG